Within Spinacia oleracea cultivar Varoflay chromosome 4, BTI_SOV_V1, whole genome shotgun sequence, the genomic segment TTGTCAGGTCCCCTATGTGGAGACACATTCGTATTTTGCGTTTGAGAGAAAATATGagatcaattgatgataacggCTTTGCTAATTTCTTACTCTCTGTTGGGAACGGTAATGAACCTACTGTTTCAGATCAGATGATAAGGTTACCCACTGCCATGATTATACCAACAGTGGCAGATAGTTCGATCGAGGCTTTGATCGACCAGGTCTTTCCAAATTTAAGTGAGCACGTTGGTGATGGAAATTTTATAGTTGAAAGGGCGATCATCACACCCCTGAACGAAGACGCTGATAGAATAAATAATAAGGTTGTCGAAAAGTTTCTCGGAGAAGGAAAAACGTATTATTCGTTTGATTCTGTTCCTGAAGATAAGAGAAATTTGTATCAACAAGAGTTTTTGAATTCGATTTCTGCGTCGGGATTGCCTCCCCATGCTCTCACCCTGAAACCTGGGGTACCCTTAATGCTTTTGAGAAATATTGATCCTAAACATGGTCTTTGCAATGGAACACGGTTGCTTTGCCATTCATTAAAGGACAATTTCATTGATGCTGAGATTTTAACCGGACATTCTAGGGGGAACAGAGTGTTTTTGCCAAGAATTCCCTTGAAAACTGCTGAAGATATTAAATTGCCATTCGAGATGGTCAGAAAGCAATTTCCTGTGAAGTTGAGTTTTGCCTTGACTATCAACAAGTCTCAGGGACAAACTATTCCACATGTTGGGATATTCCTCCCTGATCATGTATTTAGCCACGGCCAGCTATATGTGGCATTATCACGAGGAATTTCAGAGAACACGACAAAGATCGTGGTAGaaaagggaaaggttcaaggTTGTGAAGGCATATTCACTAAAAATATTGTGTACAAAGAAGTTTTGTTGTCTTATGATTAGAGATACGGaattaaagtattattttttatttcccatTTTTGTAATAAACGTTATTGTATTCTTGATATTGAGTAGTTTTTGTAATAATAATTGATTTACCATATAGCTACGGACGAATTGAGAGATGTGAATTTTATATATCGGAGTAATTAAATGTATTCATGTACATAACTTTCTTTTCATGTGATATACCTATTCATACGTTGTGAATTTCGGTTTATGTAATTCTAATTTTATTCTGAACTAACTTTACAGGATGACAGAGTACCATTATCCAACTTTTGAGCATTTATATCCTAGCGGGGTACAACGATATGATGTACGAGCCCGACTGATTCGCAATTATGATATTTTCAACTACAACCATAAAGGAACAACCAAGCAaacatggaaaatgatttttgtCGATGTTGAGGTAAATGACCTTACGCTTCATTCAAATTTTCATTGAATCTGAACTATATCATAACTTTTTCATGTGTTTCCTTTTGTAGGGTCAGGCCATACAGTGCAATATTTTCGGCCCCGCGATTGAAAAGTTTATAGGACGGTTTCAAGAGGGATTCATTTATATACTCCTTGCTGTACAAGTGATATTTGCTGAAGGGAAAAACAAAATTGTCCCCAATTGGAAACAGATGATCATCAAAGAAGAAACAAATGTGATACGTGAAGAGGAGGATGACATTTCCATACCTTCATTCCACTATAATTTGGTTCAGTTGAACCGATTAAGTTGTCACATCGACTGTACTGATAGAGTTTATGGTACTTTTGTTTGCCTTTTTTCAATATTTAGTTATCATGCatatgtcgtttattaattgaaaCATTGATGATGTTTTAGATGCAATGGGATTGGTCCTATACGTTTCACCGGTTGAGAATATTGGTGTGGATTCATTTAAGCGAGACGTGGCAATAATGGATACAACGTAAGTCCTCTAAATTATTAAAATGTTAATTACAAATCGAATTTACCTTTATTTCGATAAATTTGTCttaatattgttttaatttCTACTTGCAGCTGGACTGTTATTAAATTAACACTTTGGAATGATTTTGTGCACGTTCTTGATGAAAATCTTAATCATGTTGACGTGGCACCAATCATTGTAGCATGTGGTCTGCATGTCAAGAGCTTCTATGGTACATCATCCAAATTAAATTATATAGTAAATGCTGTCTTTTTAATATGTAGTTTAAAGTATAATATCCAGCTGTGATAATATTTCTAATTGATAAATACAAACAGGTACATATCTTTCCACGGGATACCACACTAGGGTTTATGTTAACCCGGTTAATGAAAAAACAACATCCTTATCTACATGGTACGCACAATCTCGC encodes:
- the LOC130459453 gene encoding replication protein A 70 kDa DNA-binding subunit B-like, with product MTEYHYPTFEHLYPSGVQRYDVRARLIRNYDIFNYNHKGTTKQTWKMIFVDVEGQAIQCNIFGPAIEKFIGRFQEGFIYILLAVQVIFAEGKNKIVPNWKQMIIKEETNVIREEEDDISIPSFHYNLVQLNRLSCHIDCTDRVYDAMGLVLYVSPVENIGVDSFKRDVAIMDTTWTVIKLTLWNDFVHVLDENLNHVDVAPIIVACGLHVKSFYGTYLSTGYHTRVYVNPVNEKTTSLSTWYKSEKLAKIRRDWFRSSTFSLKSSIDISNTPRIRLSQFPSARKVQYCRVVAYACRVDSVDNIIYEACNRCLKKVVIFQGLQKCQSCNLTNTVTIPRLLLRLTIFDKSGNLKVTILHDLAQHLLGCLATEIKSVLQQPNGRNRVMEKVFACFGNRAFSWVLHPPIGDFNPEHSYTVGYVLHVDWAEECMWLNKYIASKKRK